A single window of Maribacter algicola DNA harbors:
- a CDS encoding NAD(P)/FAD-dependent oxidoreductase encodes MIKTDIVIIGAGPTGLFTVFEAGLLKLKCHLIDALPQPGGQCSEIYPKKPIYDIPAFPEILAGTLVDNLMEQIKPFEAGFTLGERAETLDKQEDGSYIVTTNKGTQHHAPVVVIAGGLGSFEPRKPPISNIVDFEDKGVAYMVKDPEVYRGKKVVIAGGGDSALDWAIFLADVASEVSLVHRRNEFRGALDSVEKASELAKLGKIKLFTEAEVKKLYGDEKLEAVVIKHNDAEKGETYLEVDNFIPLFGLSPKLGPIGNWGLEIEKNAIKVNNAKDYQTNLPGVFAIGDVNTYEGKLKLILSGFHEAAVMCQYAYQIINPGKRYVMKYTTVGGVEGFDGSKKEAKKEVVQSIA; translated from the coding sequence ATGATAAAAACAGATATTGTAATCATAGGTGCAGGCCCAACAGGATTATTTACCGTATTTGAAGCAGGACTGCTAAAATTAAAATGCCATCTTATCGATGCATTGCCACAGCCTGGTGGTCAGTGCTCGGAGATTTATCCCAAAAAACCGATTTATGATATTCCAGCTTTTCCGGAAATATTGGCGGGTACATTAGTGGATAATCTTATGGAACAGATAAAGCCATTTGAAGCCGGATTTACCTTGGGAGAACGGGCGGAAACCTTGGACAAACAAGAAGATGGCTCCTACATAGTTACCACGAACAAAGGTACACAGCACCATGCACCCGTTGTGGTGATTGCAGGCGGTTTGGGCTCTTTCGAGCCAAGAAAGCCTCCCATTTCCAATATTGTGGATTTTGAGGATAAAGGCGTGGCTTATATGGTTAAGGACCCGGAGGTCTATCGTGGTAAAAAGGTGGTCATTGCCGGTGGAGGAGATTCTGCCCTAGATTGGGCCATTTTCTTGGCCGATGTCGCTTCGGAAGTATCCTTGGTTCACCGTAGAAATGAATTTCGAGGAGCCTTGGACTCCGTTGAGAAAGCATCGGAATTGGCCAAATTGGGTAAAATAAAATTATTCACGGAAGCCGAGGTTAAAAAATTATATGGTGATGAGAAGTTGGAAGCCGTTGTCATCAAACATAACGACGCCGAAAAGGGTGAAACCTACCTAGAGGTGGATAATTTTATTCCCCTTTTCGGACTTTCACCGAAATTGGGTCCAATCGGTAATTGGGGATTGGAAATTGAGAAGAATGCTATAAAGGTGAACAATGCCAAGGACTACCAAACCAATTTACCCGGTGTTTTCGCTATCGGTGACGTAAATACCTATGAAGGAAAGTTGAAATTGATTTTATCAGGGTTTCATGAGGCTGCCGTCATGTGTCAGTATGCGTATCAAATCATCAATCCCGGTAAGCGGTATGTTATGAAATATACTACTGTGGGTGGGGTAGAAGGATTTGACGGCTCCAAAAAAGAGGCTAAAAAAGAAGTGGTTCAAAGTATAGCATAG
- a CDS encoding homocysteine S-methyltransferase family protein: protein MSNIKVELQKRILVLDGAMGTMLQQYRFTEDDFRGKRFKDWHIDVKGNNDMLALTQPEALAEVHRKYLEAGADIIETNTFSSTTIAMADYEMQDFVYDLNYESAVIAKKVAEEYTLKTPEKPRFVAGSMGPTNKTASMSPDVNDSGYRAITFEELRIAYKQQVEALLDGGVDVLLIETITDTLNCKAALFAIEEVKEERNIDVPIMISGTITDASGRTLTGQTAEAFLISVSHIPLLTVGFNCALGAKDLVPHLEVLSKKSEFGISAHPNAGLPNAFGEYDQNPEQMASQIKEYLDKGLINIIGGCCGTTPAHIKAIADLVKDYKPRPLMVEQV, encoded by the coding sequence ATGAGCAATATAAAAGTAGAGCTTCAAAAGCGGATTTTAGTGTTAGATGGTGCCATGGGCACTATGTTGCAGCAATATAGGTTTACTGAGGATGATTTCCGAGGGAAGCGATTCAAGGATTGGCATATTGATGTTAAGGGTAACAACGATATGTTGGCACTTACCCAACCTGAGGCATTAGCGGAAGTGCATAGGAAATACTTAGAAGCAGGGGCGGATATCATTGAAACCAATACCTTTTCCAGCACCACCATCGCCATGGCGGATTATGAAATGCAGGATTTTGTGTATGACTTGAATTATGAATCTGCGGTCATCGCCAAAAAAGTTGCCGAAGAGTACACGTTGAAAACCCCCGAAAAACCACGTTTTGTGGCGGGTAGCATGGGGCCTACGAATAAAACAGCCAGTATGTCCCCGGATGTGAACGACTCCGGTTACAGGGCCATCACTTTTGAGGAATTACGCATTGCCTACAAGCAACAAGTTGAAGCCCTTTTAGATGGTGGTGTGGATGTTTTGTTGATAGAGACCATTACGGACACCTTAAATTGTAAGGCCGCTTTATTTGCTATAGAAGAAGTGAAAGAAGAACGAAATATAGACGTTCCTATCATGATAAGTGGGACGATTACGGATGCATCGGGCAGAACATTGACGGGTCAAACCGCGGAGGCATTTCTTATTAGCGTATCCCATATTCCTTTGTTAACTGTGGGATTCAACTGTGCCTTGGGAGCTAAGGACTTAGTGCCCCATTTAGAGGTCCTTTCCAAGAAGAGTGAGTTCGGAATCTCGGCCCATCCCAATGCCGGACTGCCCAATGCTTTTGGAGAATACGACCAAAATCCGGAACAAATGGCAAGTCAAATTAAGGAGTATCTGGATAAAGGGTTGATTAATATTATTGGGGGTTGTTGTGGAACTACGCCCGCCCATATTAAAGCAATTGCTGATTTGGTTAAGGATTACAAGCCAAGGCCATTAATGGTAGAGCAGGTGTAG
- the cobA gene encoding uroporphyrinogen-III C-methyltransferase, translated as MQFNKQPNQKTIAAAVNTPFQTGGRLTVVGAGPGDPELITVKAIKALQSADVVLYDALVNEELLQYAPKVEKIFVGKRKGCYTYQQDQINELIVSRAKSHGHVVRLKGGDPFVFGRGAEEMEFAAFHGLETAMVPGISSGLSVPAYQNIPVTKRGASESFWVITGTTKQHKLSGDVALAAKSNATVVILMGMSKLPEIVSFFKKEGKDETAIAIIQNGTWKDEKIAVGTISNIEDEVKKNRLSNPAIIIIGEVVGHRQKLIEIKKRYVDSKELKVLSE; from the coding sequence ATGCAGTTTAACAAACAACCCAATCAAAAAACAATCGCAGCGGCAGTAAACACTCCCTTCCAAACGGGGGGGAGGTTAACTGTTGTGGGAGCAGGACCGGGTGACCCTGAATTGATTACCGTTAAGGCAATAAAGGCCCTTCAAAGCGCCGATGTAGTTTTGTATGATGCTCTTGTTAACGAAGAGCTTTTACAATATGCCCCAAAAGTAGAAAAGATATTCGTTGGAAAAAGAAAAGGTTGTTACACCTATCAACAGGACCAAATAAACGAGCTTATTGTTTCCAGGGCCAAATCCCACGGGCACGTAGTCCGGCTAAAAGGAGGTGATCCCTTTGTTTTCGGCCGTGGTGCGGAGGAAATGGAATTTGCAGCTTTCCACGGTCTGGAAACGGCAATGGTTCCCGGAATTTCGTCCGGTTTAAGTGTGCCGGCCTATCAAAATATCCCAGTTACTAAAAGAGGGGCTTCGGAGAGTTTTTGGGTCATTACGGGAACTACAAAACAGCATAAATTATCAGGAGACGTAGCCTTGGCAGCTAAAAGTAATGCTACGGTTGTCATTCTCATGGGAATGTCCAAATTACCCGAAATTGTTTCTTTTTTTAAAAAGGAAGGGAAGGACGAAACAGCTATTGCCATTATCCAAAATGGTACTTGGAAAGACGAGAAAATAGCGGTAGGGACTATTTCCAATATAGAAGACGAAGTAAAGAAGAATAGGTTGTCCAATCCTGCCATCATTATAATTGGTGAAGTGGTTGGACATCGGCAAAAGCTTATCGAAATAAAAAAACGATATGTAGATAGTAAAGAGTTAAAAGTTCTAAGTGAATAG